A single genomic interval of Parvularcula marina harbors:
- a CDS encoding BlaI/MecI/CopY family transcriptional regulator, whose product MSSSPSSSELRLLQAIWREGRLSAREIHDATEVQSGWSYSATRKTLDRMVEKGLLDIEPVHGIKTFTAAQPKVETLAGLIRDFGRNVLGADAPLPVSMFTGSSVIDADEIAELEDMLARLNEEDDA is encoded by the coding sequence ATGTCATCATCCCCTTCTTCCTCTGAGCTTCGGCTTCTTCAGGCGATCTGGCGCGAAGGGCGCCTCTCCGCCCGTGAAATCCATGATGCAACGGAGGTCCAGTCCGGCTGGTCCTATTCGGCGACGCGCAAGACGCTCGACCGCATGGTCGAGAAGGGCCTCCTCGATATCGAGCCGGTCCACGGCATCAAGACCTTCACGGCGGCCCAGCCCAAGGTCGAAACCCTTGCCGGGCTGATCCGCGATTTCGGGCGCAACGTCTTGGGCGCGGATGCGCCGCTGCCGGTGTCGATGTTCACCGGCAGCTCGGTCATCGACGCGGATGAAATTGCTGAGCTTGAGGACATGCTCGCCCGGCTCAATGAGGAGGATGACGCATGA
- a CDS encoding (2Fe-2S)-binding protein codes for MKLTVNGETHEVDVEEDMPLLWVLRDELGITGPKYGCGLARCGSCTVHIDGLAVRSCSIRAGQVNGDVTTIEALGAPDALHAVQEAWIETQVAQCGYCQSGQIMSAAAFLTINPDPSDEEIDHAMSANLCRCGTYPRIRKAVRLAAAKLKEA; via the coding sequence ATGAAACTCACCGTCAATGGCGAGACCCATGAGGTCGATGTCGAAGAGGACATGCCGCTCCTCTGGGTCCTGCGGGACGAGCTGGGCATCACCGGCCCCAAATATGGCTGCGGACTGGCGCGATGTGGATCGTGTACGGTGCATATTGACGGGCTCGCCGTCCGTTCCTGTTCGATCCGCGCAGGCCAGGTGAATGGCGATGTGACCACAATCGAAGCGCTCGGTGCGCCCGACGCCCTGCACGCGGTGCAGGAGGCATGGATTGAAACGCAGGTCGCGCAATGCGGATATTGCCAGTCGGGGCAGATCATGTCGGCCGCCGCCTTCCTGACGATCAATCCGGACCCGTCAGATGAGGAAATCGACCACGCCATGTCGGCCAATCTTTGCCGCTGCGGCACCTATCCGAGGATCCGCAAGGCGGTTCGTCTGGCCGCCGCTAAGCTGAAGGAGGCCTGA
- a CDS encoding M23/M56 family metallopeptidase has product MTLSLSPSALFVLMVLCVPFLWSGLVALLRRICAGETSLSDQQERAVLVLMVLPVLCGLAVVFLPELMPHIPSPLPPMGEPQHIGGLGVVVAEEAAAPGFNLMPWVWATLILFYLAGAALGLGRFARGYVRMREILRHSIGRDAVGDVRLTGAPVSPFATPCGRVILPSAYSKTASEEETALIIAHERAHIARRDPFWFLILAAADAVFWFNPFIRVQTSHCRLAAELDCDARVLGAAPQMRKAYAATLIRVLKHTAGAAPTCAPAVLSPRTKGDIRVRLGDIMQPKPRRRNRRATAVLAALGLVLAPLSAWQIAHAAEVNFTVRPVEGHMSSPYGERVHPINKKPKMHKGTDIAAPLGTPVYAPASGKVLRVTLSDAGYGNMLELDHGDGVITRYAQLDTIVADGKATVRAGELIARVGASGQATGPHLHLEVIVNGEHVDPATVLDLPGPKVKPHKD; this is encoded by the coding sequence ATGACGTTGAGCCTTTCTCCTTCTGCCCTCTTTGTGCTGATGGTTCTCTGTGTGCCGTTTTTGTGGTCGGGCCTTGTGGCGCTGTTGCGCCGGATATGTGCGGGCGAGACGTCACTGAGTGATCAGCAGGAACGGGCCGTCCTTGTCCTGATGGTCCTGCCGGTTCTTTGCGGATTAGCAGTCGTCTTTCTGCCGGAACTGATGCCGCATATTCCATCACCGCTGCCGCCTATGGGAGAGCCGCAGCATATTGGCGGGCTCGGCGTTGTTGTCGCGGAAGAAGCCGCTGCCCCCGGCTTTAATCTGATGCCGTGGGTCTGGGCGACGCTGATTTTGTTCTATCTTGCGGGCGCTGCCTTGGGGCTTGGCCGGTTTGCGCGTGGCTATGTCCGTATGCGTGAGATCTTGCGGCACTCTATCGGCCGGGATGCTGTGGGCGATGTGCGCCTGACCGGCGCGCCGGTCTCGCCTTTCGCGACGCCTTGCGGGCGGGTCATTCTGCCGAGCGCCTATTCAAAGACTGCGAGCGAGGAAGAGACAGCGCTGATCATCGCACATGAGCGGGCGCATATCGCCCGGCGGGACCCGTTCTGGTTCCTCATTCTTGCCGCGGCTGATGCCGTTTTCTGGTTCAATCCGTTCATTCGTGTGCAGACCAGCCATTGCCGCCTTGCTGCCGAACTTGATTGTGATGCGCGGGTTCTTGGCGCGGCGCCCCAGATGCGAAAGGCCTATGCAGCGACGCTGATCCGGGTCCTGAAGCATACCGCCGGAGCAGCACCGACATGCGCCCCGGCGGTTCTCTCACCCAGAACCAAAGGAGATATCCGCGTGAGATTAGGAGATATCATGCAACCAAAGCCGCGCCGCCGCAACCGGCGGGCCACTGCCGTACTGGCTGCGCTCGGCCTCGTCCTGGCGCCCCTCTCGGCGTGGCAGATCGCCCATGCGGCGGAGGTGAACTTTACAGTTCGGCCTGTCGAGGGACATATGAGCAGTCCGTATGGAGAGCGAGTCCATCCCATCAACAAAAAGCCGAAAATGCATAAAGGGACAGATATTGCCGCGCCATTGGGCACGCCGGTCTACGCCCCGGCGTCGGGTAAGGTCTTGCGGGTCACTCTGTCAGACGCAGGTTACGGCAATATGCTGGAGCTTGATCATGGGGACGGTGTGATCACCCGCTACGCTCAGCTCGATACAATCGTGGCGGATGGCAAGGCAACAGTCCGTGCCGGCGAGTTGATTGCGCGGGTTGGTGCTTCGGGGCAGGCGACCGGCCCGCATCTTCATCTCGAAGTGATCGTCAATGGCGAGCATGTCGATCCGGCGACCGTCCTCGACCTGCCGGGACCGAAGGTTAAGCCGCATAAGGACTAA
- a CDS encoding LON peptidase substrate-binding domain-containing protein, translating into MTDTGLVLPDEIALFPLRDAALFPRSHLPLNMFEPRYLAMTEYALGANRLIGMIRPRSENEDMNPPLYSIGCAGRVVSFSETDNGQFLVELLGVSRFRLISDHLTDGNFRMGEVDWSAFRSDPSSPQEDTDSLRPQLLSSLETYLKSTGLAADWETIDNAATETIVNSVAVSCPFDADEKQALLEAPSLTQRIRDLMTLMEIAAAEALDDMAPDTFSRIQ; encoded by the coding sequence ATGACAGACACCGGATTGGTTCTGCCTGACGAAATTGCCCTTTTCCCTTTGCGCGACGCAGCCCTTTTCCCCCGCTCGCACTTGCCGCTCAACATGTTCGAGCCGCGTTATCTCGCGATGACAGAATATGCGCTGGGGGCGAACCGGCTTATCGGTATGATCCGTCCGCGTTCCGAGAACGAGGATATGAACCCGCCGCTTTATTCCATCGGCTGTGCAGGACGGGTGGTCTCATTCTCTGAGACGGACAATGGCCAGTTCCTGGTGGAGCTCCTTGGGGTCAGCCGCTTCCGCCTGATCTCCGATCATCTGACGGATGGGAATTTCCGCATGGGAGAAGTCGACTGGAGCGCATTTCGGTCAGATCCCTCTTCACCCCAAGAAGACACCGACAGCCTGCGCCCACAATTGCTCAGCTCACTGGAGACCTATTTAAAATCAACTGGCCTCGCTGCAGACTGGGAGACGATCGACAATGCCGCAACGGAAACAATCGTTAATTCCGTGGCTGTGAGTTGCCCCTTTGATGCCGATGAAAAGCAGGCACTCCTCGAAGCGCCGAGCCTGACCCAGCGCATCAGGGACCTCATGACCCTGATGGAAATTGCCGCTGCCGAAGCGCTCGATGACATGGCGCCCGACACCTTCAGCAGGATACAATAG
- a CDS encoding xanthine dehydrogenase family protein molybdopterin-binding subunit, whose protein sequence is MALVVDIARRTFLVGSLAVSGGVVFGIYKYKSPMNNPLEDDLGEGEAALTPYVRLDAAGVTLITPRTDLGQGAYSIQAAMIAEELDIGLDQVRVDPGPPDAIYYNTALAREAAPFRATDDSFAAETVRSTLDAVMKFVGMQITGGSTTVPDGFVKLRIAGAVARETLKAAAAKKARVPVRELKTARGAVELPDGTTIGYGELAEEATKIRPVTNVKLRDPSQWRLLGKPMRRHDIVAKSTGTQDYGIDQQIDGMLYAAIRINPHQGAGVKSHDASAAEKMRGVLKVLPVTGGFGVIADNTWRAIKAAEAIEVEWGEAAYPAEMDGHWAMLAASFNKDHLDKLARDDGDVEKALDAAETVHEAEYRAPYLAHAPMEPINATVLVGEDGVDVWTATQIPRFVEQNVARIAGVDVKKVRVHVLMAGGSFGHRLEDEVVKQAAELAVQMKGTPIKLTYSREEDMIHDFPRQIAMGRMRGAVKDGHVDAYDLGIAMPSVISSQMGRQGFSVPGPDSVITSGAWDQPYSIPNYRMSGYRAPELAPVSSWRSVGASTNGFFHDCFLDELIHEAGADPLEERLRLMWHEPSRKTLEAVGEMSGWGSPMEAGRGRGVAFCLSFGTPVAEVVEVTDTGHGIRIDKVYVAAEVGRVVDPVNFENLVQGGVIWALGHAMNCEITYSGGRAQQTNFHQHEGMRLYQCPEIIVRGLENGEHVRGIGEPPVPPAAPALANAIFAATGKRIREMPFNKHISFV, encoded by the coding sequence ATGGCGCTAGTTGTAGATATAGCCCGGCGGACGTTCCTTGTCGGCTCCCTTGCTGTCAGCGGCGGGGTTGTTTTCGGCATCTATAAATATAAAAGCCCGATGAATAATCCGCTTGAGGATGATCTGGGAGAAGGGGAGGCGGCGCTCACCCCTTACGTCCGGCTTGATGCGGCGGGCGTCACGCTGATCACGCCGCGCACCGATCTGGGGCAAGGCGCCTATTCGATCCAGGCGGCAATGATCGCAGAGGAGCTCGATATCGGGCTGGATCAGGTGCGGGTCGATCCCGGCCCGCCCGATGCGATCTATTATAACACCGCGCTAGCGCGGGAGGCGGCGCCCTTTCGCGCGACCGATGACAGCTTTGCCGCAGAGACCGTCCGCAGCACGCTGGACGCCGTCATGAAGTTCGTCGGCATGCAGATCACGGGCGGTTCAACCACCGTGCCTGACGGTTTTGTCAAATTACGTATCGCCGGGGCTGTGGCGCGTGAGACGCTCAAAGCTGCGGCTGCCAAAAAGGCGCGGGTGCCGGTGCGTGAACTGAAAACCGCACGGGGTGCCGTTGAGCTGCCGGACGGCACGACGATCGGCTATGGCGAGCTGGCTGAAGAGGCGACAAAGATCCGCCCAGTGACAAATGTCAAGCTGCGCGATCCTTCTCAATGGCGCCTTCTGGGCAAGCCGATGCGCCGTCATGACATTGTCGCCAAATCGACCGGCACGCAGGATTATGGCATCGACCAGCAGATCGATGGCATGCTCTATGCGGCGATCCGGATCAATCCGCATCAGGGCGCAGGCGTGAAAAGTCATGATGCGAGTGCCGCAGAGAAGATGCGCGGCGTACTGAAGGTGCTACCTGTCACGGGCGGTTTCGGCGTGATCGCTGACAATACGTGGCGGGCGATCAAGGCCGCAGAAGCCATCGAGGTCGAATGGGGAGAGGCGGCCTATCCTGCCGAAATGGACGGACATTGGGCGATGCTCGCTGCCTCTTTTAATAAGGACCACCTCGACAAGCTGGCGCGGGACGATGGCGATGTCGAAAAGGCGCTGGACGCGGCGGAAACAGTTCATGAGGCGGAGTATCGTGCGCCCTATCTTGCGCATGCGCCGATGGAGCCGATCAATGCGACGGTGCTGGTCGGTGAGGATGGGGTCGATGTCTGGACGGCGACTCAGATCCCCCGCTTTGTTGAGCAGAATGTCGCCCGCATCGCCGGTGTCGATGTCAAAAAAGTCCGTGTGCATGTCCTGATGGCAGGGGGCAGCTTCGGTCACCGTCTGGAAGACGAAGTCGTCAAGCAGGCAGCTGAACTGGCCGTTCAGATGAAAGGCACGCCGATCAAGCTTACCTATTCGCGCGAAGAAGACATGATCCATGACTTCCCGCGCCAGATCGCCATGGGCCGGATGCGCGGCGCGGTGAAAGACGGCCATGTCGACGCCTATGACCTCGGCATTGCCATGCCTTCGGTGATTTCCTCCCAGATGGGGCGGCAGGGTTTTTCCGTGCCCGGACCTGATAGTGTTATCACGTCCGGCGCATGGGACCAGCCTTACAGCATCCCGAATTATCGGATGTCCGGCTACAGAGCACCTGAGCTGGCGCCGGTGAGCTCATGGCGTTCAGTCGGCGCCTCGACCAATGGCTTCTTTCATGACTGTTTCCTCGATGAGCTGATCCATGAGGCCGGCGCCGATCCCTTGGAGGAACGTCTGCGTCTGATGTGGCATGAGCCCTCGCGCAAAACACTCGAAGCCGTCGGTGAAATGTCAGGCTGGGGCAGTCCGATGGAAGCGGGGCGCGGGCGCGGGGTCGCCTTCTGTCTTTCCTTCGGCACGCCCGTCGCGGAAGTCGTCGAGGTGACCGATACCGGCCACGGCATCCGCATCGACAAGGTCTATGTTGCCGCCGAAGTCGGCCGCGTTGTCGATCCGGTTAATTTTGAAAATCTCGTGCAGGGCGGCGTCATCTGGGCGCTGGGCCATGCGATGAATTGCGAGATCACCTATTCAGGCGGCCGGGCGCAGCAGACCAATTTCCACCAGCACGAGGGCATGCGACTTTATCAGTGTCCAGAGATCATCGTGCGCGGCCTTGAGAATGGCGAGCATGTTCGCGGCATCGGGGAGCCGCCCGTGCCGCCTGCCGCCCCGGCGCTGGCCAACGCGATTTTTGCGGCCACCGGCAAACGGATCCGCGAAATGCCGTTCAACAAGCATATCAGCTTTGTATAA
- a CDS encoding TonB-dependent receptor family protein encodes MAGASLIAAAAAETVPANADIDLITVTGSRPASEIAGAVDRIDADALRRFEFADINRILRQVPGLNIQEEDGFGLRPNIGIRGSGADRSSKIVIMEDGVPVAPAPYAAPSAYYFPTAGRMNAIEIVKGPGAVRYGPNTTAGAIQFFSTPIPEEAAGHITAFVSDTDRTTVHAYAGKRWTADSLPVHIGGLIEFYSDESDGFKKITRGETGFDITDFVTKLGFYSKPGAAAEQSLVFKYQHSEQTSDETYLGLTEADFARSPYQRYAASQLDQFQGDHDTYQATHNITFGNGIKLNTIAYRTDFARNWRKLDAFDNSALSESGDCNSLNEILIDPLACELEFRVLAGPQGYVSPDDVLGLRHNNRDYYAAGIQSAIGFSFEGLGASHDLTASIRYHEDEQDRFQQQDQYRMDNGTLVLTTDNAPGTQSNRLSTAEAWSGYLEDIISFGKTEITAGIRIENVETMETRWSGADRTDATISRERSNSYTELLPSLAVLYRATPELSVFAGVHRGFAAAGVGSSEDTDPEESWIYEVGGRYTNGPASIETIYFFNDYSNLIGACTNSTGGSGCDIGDSFNAGEVDVYGLEVTASTDFAHYAQLPDMSLPVAVTYTWTESELQSSFDSGFFGTVIAGDELPYVPEHQLTVSAGIEQGAWRLDAIINHVSETRNVAGGDPIPASEEIDARTLVDLSASYEVTEHISLLLKAENLFDEEYLAARRPYGLRPGKPREVFAGLRIDF; translated from the coding sequence ATGGCCGGCGCCTCTCTTATCGCCGCCGCTGCAGCGGAGACCGTTCCCGCGAACGCGGATATTGACCTGATCACCGTCACTGGCAGCCGCCCTGCGAGTGAGATCGCAGGCGCTGTGGACCGGATCGATGCCGACGCTCTGCGCCGCTTCGAATTTGCCGACATCAACCGCATTCTGCGCCAGGTACCTGGGCTTAATATTCAGGAAGAGGACGGCTTCGGTCTTCGTCCCAATATCGGCATCAGGGGTTCAGGCGCCGACCGTTCTTCGAAAATTGTCATCATGGAAGATGGCGTCCCTGTCGCACCTGCGCCCTATGCAGCGCCTTCTGCCTATTACTTTCCTACTGCGGGGCGCATGAACGCAATCGAGATCGTGAAGGGGCCGGGCGCTGTGCGCTATGGCCCGAACACAACTGCAGGCGCCATCCAGTTTTTCTCGACCCCGATCCCTGAAGAAGCGGCGGGGCATATCACGGCATTTGTCAGCGACACAGACCGGACGACCGTTCACGCCTATGCCGGCAAGCGTTGGACTGCTGACAGCCTCCCTGTCCATATTGGCGGACTGATTGAGTTCTACTCAGATGAAAGTGATGGCTTTAAGAAAATCACTCGTGGCGAGACCGGCTTTGACATCACCGACTTTGTCACAAAGCTGGGCTTTTATTCCAAGCCGGGCGCAGCCGCAGAGCAAAGTCTGGTCTTTAAATATCAGCATTCGGAGCAGACCTCGGATGAGACCTATCTCGGCTTGACCGAGGCAGATTTCGCTCGTAGCCCCTACCAGCGATATGCCGCAAGCCAGCTTGATCAGTTTCAGGGCGATCACGACACTTATCAGGCCACCCATAACATCACTTTCGGGAATGGCATCAAACTCAACACCATCGCCTATCGAACGGATTTTGCGCGGAACTGGCGCAAGCTTGATGCTTTCGACAATTCAGCATTGTCAGAGTCCGGCGATTGCAACAGCCTTAATGAAATTCTGATCGATCCGCTGGCATGCGAATTGGAGTTCCGCGTCCTTGCCGGCCCCCAAGGGTATGTCAGCCCTGATGATGTCCTCGGCCTGCGCCATAATAACCGGGATTATTATGCGGCCGGTATTCAATCCGCTATCGGATTTTCCTTTGAGGGACTGGGCGCCAGCCACGATCTGACCGCGAGCATTCGATATCACGAAGATGAGCAGGATCGCTTTCAGCAACAAGACCAATATCGCATGGATAATGGCACGCTTGTCCTGACGACTGACAATGCGCCGGGCACGCAATCTAATCGCCTTTCAACCGCTGAAGCCTGGTCAGGATATCTCGAAGACATCATCAGCTTCGGGAAGACTGAGATCACGGCAGGCATTCGCATTGAGAATGTCGAGACCATGGAAACCCGTTGGTCGGGCGCCGACCGCACCGATGCAACGATCAGCCGGGAGCGCTCTAACAGCTATACGGAGCTTCTTCCGTCACTTGCCGTTCTCTATCGCGCAACACCGGAACTCTCCGTATTTGCCGGAGTGCATCGCGGATTTGCCGCGGCCGGGGTCGGCTCATCTGAGGACACTGACCCGGAAGAGAGTTGGATTTATGAGGTTGGCGGACGATATACCAATGGCCCCGCCTCTATCGAGACCATCTATTTTTTCAATGACTATTCAAACCTCATTGGTGCCTGTACCAATTCGACCGGTGGATCTGGCTGCGATATCGGCGACAGCTTCAATGCGGGCGAAGTTGACGTCTACGGGCTGGAGGTCACGGCGAGCACTGATTTTGCGCACTATGCGCAGCTGCCGGATATGTCCCTTCCTGTCGCCGTCACCTATACGTGGACTGAGAGTGAGCTTCAGTCGAGCTTTGACAGCGGGTTCTTCGGCACCGTCATCGCAGGTGATGAATTGCCCTATGTTCCGGAACATCAGCTAACCGTCAGTGCCGGGATTGAACAAGGCGCATGGCGCCTTGACGCCATCATCAATCATGTGAGCGAGACTCGCAATGTCGCTGGCGGAGATCCCATCCCCGCGAGCGAAGAAATCGACGCACGCACACTCGTCGATCTGTCAGCCAGCTATGAAGTGACCGAGCATATCTCCCTTCTCCTCAAGGCGGAAAATCTGTTTGACGAGGAGTATCTCGCAGCACGGCGCCCCTATGGCCTCCGCCCGGGCAAGCCGCGTGAAGTCTTCGCTGGCCTGCGCATCGATTTCTAA
- a CDS encoding energy transducer TonB, with protein MKFLRYLVGFPVAVIVTSLLFLLMYHLIRDDGSTVPDALEDIRETVLPKRTPPPPPPNPTPPPDLPPPPKPENNGDGDPIPGPKIKDPRPDPGKIPGLPGNPGGMEGPTITPTGFYPVLQKLPAYPANCAAREIEGDVTVEYDVTNGGQVINARVLESDDSCLDKAALRAIEGWKYSPLPDADPDGIRKRGLQKTFDFKLEE; from the coding sequence ATGAAATTCTTACGTTATCTGGTGGGCTTTCCAGTGGCGGTTATCGTCACAAGCCTGCTTTTTCTTTTGATGTACCATCTGATCCGTGATGACGGCTCGACAGTGCCTGACGCGCTTGAAGATATCAGGGAGACTGTTCTTCCGAAGCGGACACCCCCTCCGCCGCCGCCAAATCCGACACCACCGCCAGACCTGCCACCGCCGCCCAAGCCGGAGAACAATGGTGATGGTGATCCTATTCCGGGCCCGAAAATTAAAGATCCGAGGCCTGATCCTGGCAAGATCCCCGGTCTTCCAGGGAACCCTGGTGGGATGGAAGGGCCAACGATTACCCCGACCGGTTTCTATCCGGTGCTGCAGAAATTACCGGCCTATCCGGCCAATTGCGCCGCGCGGGAAATCGAGGGCGACGTCACGGTGGAATATGACGTCACCAATGGCGGACAGGTCATCAATGCGCGTGTTCTTGAGTCAGATGACAGTTGTCTCGACAAGGCGGCCTTGCGTGCCATTGAGGGGTGGAAATACTCACCCCTCCCCGATGCCGATCCAGACGGGATCCGCAAGCGAGGGCTACAGAAGACATTCGACTTCAAACTCGAAGAATAA
- a CDS encoding Trm112 family protein, giving the protein MNDKIDPKLLTLLVCPVTRSTLHYDAEKQELVSDKAKLAFPIRSGIPIMLEAEARRLDEAPKAGSDTPLTE; this is encoded by the coding sequence ATGAACGACAAGATCGACCCGAAGCTCCTCACCCTGCTCGTCTGCCCGGTCACCCGCAGCACGCTGCATTATGATGCAGAAAAACAGGAACTCGTTTCGGACAAGGCAAAGCTTGCCTTCCCCATTCGCAGCGGCATTCCGATCATGCTGGAAGCCGAGGCAAGGCGGCTTGATGAGGCCCCGAAAGCGGGTTCAGACACTCCCTTAACGGAGTGA
- a CDS encoding tetratricopeptide repeat protein, which yields MTDIIGGTPEGGTQAQLVKDATIETFQADVLQASLEVPVVVDFWASWCGPCRTLGPILEKQVQARGGKVLMVKVDTDKNQMLAQQLRIQSLPTVMGFIGGQPVDGFQGALPESQVSQFLDRLIDAAAQAGLGGGKSPAHDPKALAEMGEKALEENDFATALQAFGASAEASETGSDGQVTAFAGMARAALLGGSPEQAEQFLGMVPEAKRDLAPVAQVRAMMELSGGSDVPPEAVENALKAAEASPQDPEAHFVLGEALADAGDTEGAMASLLRSIELDREWREGAAREKLLKIFEALGPADAGVKSARRKLSSLLFA from the coding sequence ATGACCGACATTATCGGCGGCACGCCTGAAGGCGGCACTCAGGCGCAACTCGTAAAAGACGCCACCATCGAGACCTTTCAGGCCGATGTGCTGCAGGCCTCGCTCGAGGTTCCTGTGGTCGTTGATTTCTGGGCGTCATGGTGCGGACCCTGCCGGACGCTGGGGCCGATCCTTGAGAAACAGGTGCAGGCCCGCGGCGGCAAGGTGCTGATGGTCAAGGTCGATACCGACAAGAACCAGATGTTGGCCCAGCAGCTGAGGATCCAGTCCCTGCCGACTGTCATGGGCTTTATCGGCGGCCAGCCGGTGGACGGCTTTCAGGGCGCCCTGCCCGAAAGCCAGGTCAGCCAGTTCCTCGACCGGCTGATCGATGCTGCCGCGCAGGCCGGTCTCGGCGGCGGCAAGTCGCCCGCCCATGACCCTAAGGCGCTCGCCGAGATGGGCGAGAAGGCGCTCGAAGAGAATGATTTTGCGACCGCGCTGCAGGCTTTTGGTGCATCCGCTGAAGCCTCCGAAACCGGCAGCGACGGGCAGGTGACTGCCTTTGCCGGCATGGCCCGCGCCGCGCTCCTTGGCGGCAGCCCGGAGCAGGCCGAGCAGTTCCTCGGCATGGTCCCCGAGGCAAAGCGCGACCTTGCCCCGGTGGCGCAGGTCCGCGCGATGATGGAGCTGTCAGGCGGCAGCGATGTGCCCCCCGAGGCCGTCGAGAATGCGCTAAAAGCCGCAGAAGCCAGCCCCCAAGACCCTGAAGCCCATTTCGTGCTGGGTGAAGCGCTGGCCGATGCCGGTGACACCGAAGGCGCCATGGCCTCTCTCCTACGCTCTATCGAGCTCGACCGGGAATGGCGCGAAGGTGCCGCTCGCGAGAAACTGCTCAAGATTTTTGAGGCTCTTGGGCCGGCGGATGCCGGCGTCAAATCGGCGCGGCGGAAACTGTCTTCCCTCCTGTTTGCCTGA
- a CDS encoding SH3 domain-containing protein — MVRIWPIAAAVSAIALSVTVLPSAIAGAGEVAKPQPIIEADSPSGLPVPRFVALRKDEVRARFGPSFDYPVAYEFRQEGLPLKVIAEDRDNIWRRVEDRDGRRMWIHRSMLSENAHGIVTSDSTILRAAPNTHAKGRARLNNGVMAKIERCEQNWCQVRAADYRGWLPKEQLWGAPI; from the coding sequence ATGGTCCGTATCTGGCCGATTGCCGCTGCCGTATCAGCCATAGCGCTTTCCGTGACCGTCCTTCCGTCCGCCATTGCAGGGGCTGGCGAAGTGGCAAAACCCCAGCCTATCATTGAGGCTGATAGCCCTTCCGGGCTGCCTGTGCCTCGTTTCGTCGCCCTACGGAAAGATGAAGTCCGCGCCCGTTTCGGCCCGAGCTTTGATTATCCGGTGGCGTATGAATTCCGGCAGGAAGGTCTGCCGCTCAAGGTGATTGCCGAGGATCGTGACAATATCTGGCGCCGGGTCGAAGACCGTGATGGCCGCCGAATGTGGATCCACCGCTCCATGCTGTCAGAGAATGCCCACGGCATCGTCACCTCGGACAGCACCATTCTTCGCGCTGCGCCGAACACGCATGCGAAAGGCCGTGCCCGTCTTAATAATGGCGTGATGGCAAAGATCGAACGCTGTGAGCAGAACTGGTGTCAGGTTCGCGCCGCTGACTATCGCGGCTGGCTACCCAAGGAACAGCTCTGGGGCGCGCCGATCTGA
- a CDS encoding prolyl-tRNA synthetase associated domain-containing protein: protein MPSEDDLHRWFSSHGFAIEQREHPATPTVADAKRIKVELPPGHSKSLLVEGKGGDLTLICARGEIRADLKALSTTLGTRRFSFAGEETMVETLGVRPGSLTPLALINDTGRKIARVVLDAPLMKEAAIWCHPLRNTASVGVPPEAIIAFITDHHGAPVLIDVAAPENGA, encoded by the coding sequence ATGCCCTCAGAAGATGATCTTCACCGCTGGTTTTCGTCCCATGGGTTCGCGATTGAGCAGCGCGAGCACCCTGCGACCCCGACTGTCGCCGACGCAAAGCGCATCAAGGTCGAGCTTCCGCCCGGCCATTCAAAGAGCCTGCTCGTCGAAGGAAAAGGCGGCGACCTGACCCTGATCTGCGCGCGCGGGGAAATTCGCGCTGACCTGAAGGCACTCTCAACGACGCTAGGCACAAGGCGGTTCAGCTTTGCCGGGGAAGAGACAATGGTGGAGACGCTTGGCGTGCGCCCGGGCTCCCTCACCCCGCTCGCCCTGATCAATGACACCGGCCGAAAGATCGCCCGCGTCGTCCTTGATGCGCCGCTGATGAAAGAGGCCGCGATCTGGTGCCATCCCTTGCGCAATACCGCCTCTGTCGGGGTACCGCCCGAAGCCATAATCGCCTTCATCACAGACCATCACGGTGCGCCGGTCCTGATCGATGTTGCCGCACCAGAGAACGGCGCCTGA